A genomic segment from Mucilaginibacter terrenus encodes:
- a CDS encoding efflux RND transporter permease subunit, producing the protein MTTAERIRIIEASCKQVGRGVFFSTLIIVASFLPVFLLEGQEGKLFGPLAWTKTFILAIDAILAVTLAPVLISFFLKGKLRTDDHNPLNRGLERLYRPILNWCVTWRKTTIGINIIALLVSIPLLLSLGSEFMPPLDEGTILFMPVTQPDVSNAQAKQLLQVQDRIIKSIPEVANVLGKAGRANTATDNSPISMTETIILLKPKDQWRKGIKKEDIINELNAKLQIPGVVNGWTQPIINRINMLSTGIRTDVGLKIYGQNLDTINVLANQMKQALQGLAGVKDMYVDPITGDKYIDIQVNKDAIGRYGLSVDDVNEVVESALGGMNLTTTIEGRQRFSVNVRLAQDYRSNLEAINRTLVQTTSYGPVPLSSVADIKISDGPAMIQSENALLRGTVLFNVRDRDLGSTVQEAQERLNTMVKSLPKGYFIEWSGQYENLIRAEHTLKLILPVVLLIIFACLYFAFHSIREAFFSLISIPFALIGGAYMVYFFGVHLSVAVAVGFIALFGIAVETGIVMVIYLNDAMQQLVILKGNSKETITREDLRLYVMNGAVKRLRPKLMTVCVALFGLVPVLWATGTGSDVMLPIVLPMIGGVLTSSTHILLVTPLIFLMVKEYELKKYGKLEVLEVKE; encoded by the coding sequence ATGACCACAGCAGAAAGAATCAGGATCATAGAAGCATCCTGTAAACAGGTTGGCCGAGGCGTGTTCTTTTCCACGCTGATCATCGTCGCTTCATTCCTCCCCGTGTTTTTGCTGGAAGGACAAGAAGGCAAATTGTTCGGCCCCTTAGCCTGGACAAAAACATTTATACTGGCGATAGATGCCATATTAGCGGTAACGCTGGCACCGGTGCTGATCTCGTTTTTCCTGAAAGGGAAATTAAGGACGGACGACCATAACCCGCTAAACCGGGGTCTGGAAAGGCTCTATCGTCCCATACTCAATTGGTGCGTAACCTGGCGTAAAACAACCATCGGGATCAATATCATTGCCTTGCTGGTCAGCATACCATTATTATTAAGCCTCGGCAGCGAGTTTATGCCGCCTTTGGACGAAGGAACGATCCTATTCATGCCCGTTACCCAGCCCGATGTATCCAATGCCCAAGCCAAACAATTGCTACAGGTGCAGGACAGGATCATTAAAAGCATACCCGAAGTCGCGAATGTGTTGGGAAAAGCAGGCCGGGCGAATACCGCTACGGATAACTCACCGATCAGTATGACGGAAACCATCATTCTGTTAAAGCCAAAAGATCAGTGGCGCAAAGGCATCAAAAAAGAGGATATTATCAATGAACTGAATGCCAAGCTGCAAATACCCGGCGTGGTGAACGGCTGGACTCAGCCGATCATTAACCGGATCAATATGCTGTCCACGGGTATCCGTACCGATGTTGGGCTTAAAATTTATGGGCAAAACCTCGATACAATTAATGTTTTGGCCAATCAAATGAAACAGGCGCTGCAAGGCTTAGCTGGTGTGAAGGATATGTATGTTGATCCGATCACCGGTGATAAATATATAGATATACAGGTAAACAAGGATGCCATCGGCAGGTACGGGTTAAGTGTTGATGACGTAAACGAAGTAGTGGAAAGTGCGTTGGGTGGCATGAATTTAACAACCACCATAGAGGGCAGGCAGCGATTCAGCGTGAATGTAAGGCTGGCGCAGGATTACCGCAGTAACCTGGAGGCCATCAATCGGACGCTGGTGCAAACAACATCTTACGGGCCGGTGCCGTTATCTTCAGTTGCCGATATTAAGATCAGTGATGGCCCGGCCATGATCCAATCGGAAAATGCGTTGTTACGTGGCACGGTATTATTTAATGTGCGTGACCGTGACTTGGGCAGTACCGTGCAGGAAGCGCAGGAAAGGTTGAACACCATGGTCAAATCTTTGCCGAAAGGCTACTTCATTGAATGGAGTGGTCAGTATGAAAACCTGATCCGTGCGGAGCATACTTTAAAACTGATATTACCGGTTGTACTCCTGATAATCTTTGCCTGTTTATACTTTGCCTTTCATTCAATCCGCGAAGCTTTCTTTAGCCTGATCTCTATCCCATTCGCCTTGATCGGCGGGGCATATATGGTGTATTTCTTCGGGGTACATTTATCGGTTGCCGTGGCGGTTGGATTTATCGCGCTTTTTGGGATTGCCGTAGAAACGGGTATCGTGATGGTCATTTACCTGAACGATGCGATGCAACAATTGGTAATTCTAAAAGGCAATTCCAAAGAAACCATAACCCGCGAAGATTTGAGGCTTTACGTCATGAATGGCGCAGTGAAACGCCTTCGCCCGAAATTGATGACGGTTTGCGTTGCCCTTTTTGGTTTGGTGCCTGTATTGTGGGCTACCGGGACAGGCAGCGATGTCATGCTGCCCATCGTACTGCCGATGATCGGCGGCGTGTTAACATCTTCCACCCATATTTTGCTCGTAACGCCGCTCATCTTTTTAATGGTGAAGGAATACGAGTTAAAGAAATACGGTAAACTGGAAGTATTGGAGGTAAAGGAATAA